One segment of Phaeacidiphilus oryzae TH49 DNA contains the following:
- a CDS encoding YdcF family protein yields MPVSVPLLFLLYPATLFWLIVFTVATVRDRRRLRNAVYLFFLVLCALLSAFDTLRLFLPEGAVLLAVLLVLALVAAVVLLAVFLICNGVTMVRREGLRPANLLSLLVGLGMVGYGVFFAICEWIDSLPLHALQVVLVVLLAYVSFLFSSFLLYSLFYARLPYWGRVDAVIVLGSGLIGSRVPPLLASRLDRGRAEFEKAEAKAAGKAGQTGQAGQAGQAGQTGQAGQAAAPGQALPVIVVSGGQGPGEDLPEAHAMADYLIAAGVPAERVVREDRSTTTAENLRFSKEILDRSLPEGYRCLVVTNNYHVLRAALTARRVRIRSEVVGSPTARYFWPSAVIREFVAIVMAKKGLNLLVCGLLMLGALLSAA; encoded by the coding sequence GTGCCCGTATCCGTACCCCTCCTGTTCCTGCTGTACCCCGCCACGCTGTTCTGGCTGATCGTCTTCACGGTGGCGACCGTCCGGGACCGCCGCCGGCTGCGCAACGCCGTCTACCTCTTCTTCCTCGTCCTCTGCGCGCTGCTGTCCGCCTTCGACACGCTGAGGCTGTTCCTGCCCGAGGGCGCCGTCCTGCTGGCCGTACTGCTCGTGCTGGCCCTCGTCGCGGCGGTGGTGCTGCTCGCCGTCTTCCTGATCTGCAACGGCGTGACGATGGTGCGCAGAGAGGGCCTCCGGCCGGCGAACCTCCTCTCGCTGCTGGTGGGGCTGGGGATGGTCGGGTACGGGGTGTTCTTCGCCATCTGCGAGTGGATCGACAGCCTGCCGCTGCACGCGCTCCAGGTGGTGCTAGTGGTGCTCCTCGCGTACGTCTCGTTCCTCTTCAGCAGCTTTCTGCTCTACTCGCTCTTCTACGCCCGGCTCCCGTACTGGGGGCGGGTGGACGCCGTGATCGTCCTCGGGTCGGGGCTGATCGGGTCGCGGGTGCCGCCGCTGCTCGCCTCGCGACTCGACCGGGGGCGGGCCGAGTTCGAGAAGGCGGAGGCCAAGGCGGCCGGAAAGGCGGGGCAGACAGGTCAGGCGGGGCAGGCGGGGCAGGCGGGGCAGACAGGTCAAGCGGGGCAGGCGGCGGCGCCGGGACAGGCCCTGCCGGTCATCGTGGTATCAGGCGGCCAGGGTCCGGGGGAGGACCTGCCCGAGGCGCACGCCATGGCGGACTACCTGATCGCCGCCGGCGTACCGGCCGAGCGGGTGGTACGGGAGGACCGCTCGACGACCACCGCGGAGAACCTGAGGTTCAGCAAGGAGATCCTGGACCGCAGCCTCCCCGAGGGCTACCGCTGCCTGGTCGTGACCAACAACTACCACGTGCTGCGGGCGGCCCTGACGGCCCGCCGGGTCCGGATCCGCAGCGAGGTGGTGGGCTCGCCCACGGCCCGGTACTTCTGGCCGTCGGCGGTGATCCGGGAGTTCGTCGCGATCGTCATGGCGAAGAAGGGGCTGAACCTGCTGGTGTGCGGGCTGCTCATGCTCGGCGCTCTGCTGTCGGCGGCGTAG
- a CDS encoding GNAT family N-acetyltransferase gives MSSADEPHPSTAAVPAVPAVPAVTIRSATAADAADLARIHLDSRAATMPYLPPQRRTAEEVAAWFGSVVLRTCRVWVAVRAAESSRRLDTVGYAAVDGDLLEHLYLRPDVRRQGIGTLLLDAAKRHSPHGLSLHVFQQNTEARAFYTRHGFRTLDTSDGARNMEHLPDMTLRWDGGATPPTAERRA, from the coding sequence ATGAGCTCTGCGGATGAACCACATCCCAGCACCGCCGCCGTCCCCGCGGTCCCCGCCGTCCCCGCCGTCACCATCCGGTCCGCGACGGCCGCCGACGCGGCGGATCTCGCCCGCATCCATCTGGACTCCCGGGCCGCGACCATGCCGTATCTGCCCCCGCAGCGGCGGACCGCCGAGGAGGTCGCCGCATGGTTCGGGTCGGTCGTCCTCCGCACCTGCCGAGTCTGGGTGGCGGTACGGGCCGCGGAGTCGAGCCGCCGCCTCGACACCGTCGGCTACGCCGCCGTCGACGGCGATCTGCTGGAGCACCTCTACCTCCGGCCGGACGTCCGCCGCCAGGGCATCGGCACCCTGCTTCTCGACGCGGCCAAGCGGCACAGCCCCCACGGCCTCTCCCTGCACGTCTTCCAGCAGAACACCGAGGCCCGGGCGTTCTACACGCGCCACGGCTTCCGCACCCTCGACACCAGTGACGGCGCGCGCAACATGGAGCACCTCCCGGACATGACCCTGCGCTGGGACGGCGGCGCTACGCCGCCGACAGCAGAGCGCCGAGCATGA
- a CDS encoding WXG100 family type VII secretion target, which yields MGGSDAYAYGYGPDGYYDPQLAQQMQQQQNEADAAWKQVLAKNHGGHYGAGGFTTDFEAAGDTQALVDMVANANPGRISSVADQYMKIHDQIADITKELHTHVNNMLEHWTGPAADGFRTHAETLHTSLTNSLTYAKNAHTALKSSSESLTRAQSNIKHAPSWWDRASRALTSERSDYQFKTDAAKYGLAEAVQKDGSQLSAQMEAKQHNVLVMQSLGTDYNNNAAILQQTPGGGRENLGVWPQPVKEHTGSVTQPSSGTPESPNSTSGGGVVTGGGHYSGPGGGGISGGIAQPHLTGLPSTTGIDGVSGGQGGSTGVINPTGPQGFGGGSAGGHSGLGGVGGLGVIGGLGATGGLGGRSRFGGGGFAGEGGLGKGGLGGAASEAELTAAERAALGGRGGAALEGEAGMAGESAFTKGGSGIGGGAAEGEGGMGNRGMMGGMGGMGRGGGRKKDRKGRADYLVEDEETWMQDDVPNPPVIG from the coding sequence ATGGGTGGCTCCGACGCCTACGCGTACGGATACGGGCCGGACGGGTACTACGACCCGCAGCTGGCGCAGCAGATGCAGCAGCAGCAGAACGAGGCCGACGCGGCCTGGAAGCAGGTGCTCGCCAAGAACCACGGCGGCCACTACGGCGCCGGCGGGTTCACCACCGACTTCGAGGCGGCGGGCGACACCCAGGCCCTGGTCGACATGGTGGCCAACGCCAACCCGGGTCGGATCTCCTCGGTCGCGGACCAGTACATGAAGATCCACGACCAGATCGCCGACATCACCAAGGAGCTCCACACGCATGTGAACAACATGCTGGAGCACTGGACGGGCCCGGCCGCGGACGGCTTCCGCACCCACGCCGAGACGCTGCACACCAGCCTCACCAACAGCCTGACCTACGCGAAGAACGCCCACACCGCGCTGAAGAGCTCCAGCGAGTCGCTCACCCGGGCGCAGTCCAACATCAAGCACGCCCCCAGCTGGTGGGACCGCGCCAGCCGCGCCCTCACCTCCGAGCGCTCGGACTACCAGTTCAAGACCGACGCCGCGAAGTACGGCCTCGCCGAGGCGGTGCAGAAGGACGGCAGCCAGCTCAGCGCCCAGATGGAGGCGAAGCAGCACAACGTCCTCGTCATGCAGAGCCTGGGGACCGACTACAACAACAACGCGGCGATCCTGCAGCAGACGCCTGGGGGCGGCAGGGAGAACCTGGGTGTCTGGCCCCAGCCGGTCAAGGAGCACACCGGATCGGTGACCCAGCCGAGTTCGGGTACGCCGGAGTCGCCCAACTCCACCTCCGGTGGCGGCGTGGTCACCGGCGGCGGCCACTACTCCGGTCCCGGCGGAGGCGGTATCAGCGGCGGAATCGCCCAGCCCCATCTGACCGGCCTCCCCAGCACCACCGGAATCGACGGGGTGTCGGGTGGCCAGGGCGGGAGCACCGGGGTGATCAACCCCACCGGGCCGCAGGGGTTCGGCGGAGGCTCCGCCGGTGGACACAGCGGTCTCGGCGGGGTGGGCGGCCTCGGCGTCATCGGCGGCCTCGGCGCTACGGGCGGACTCGGCGGCCGGTCGCGCTTCGGAGGTGGCGGCTTCGCCGGCGAGGGAGGCCTCGGCAAGGGCGGGCTCGGCGGCGCCGCGTCGGAGGCCGAGCTCACCGCGGCCGAGCGGGCCGCGCTCGGCGGCAGGGGCGGTGCCGCGCTGGAGGGCGAGGCCGGAATGGCCGGCGAGAGTGCCTTCACCAAGGGCGGCTCCGGCATCGGTGGTGGCGCGGCCGAGGGCGAGGGCGGCATGGGCAACCGAGGCATGATGGGCGGCATGGGCGGTATGGGCCGCGGGGGTGGCCGTAAGAAGGACCGCAAGGGACGCGCGGACTACCTCGTTGAAGACGAGGAGACCTGGATGCAGGATGATGTCCCGAACCCTCCGGTGATCGGGTAG
- a CDS encoding S8 family serine peptidase, whose protein sequence is MAFTRVLRAVVGAALAGGLVLAVSPTASADQVRDAEWALKQWEVPQNVWPITTGAGQTVAVIDSGVRASHVDLKGQVLPGKDFLTPADKGWVDHSASGQGHGTAMASAIAGHGHGPGGSEGMKGIAPGAKILPIAVALTGDSNNAAATSHQDVAAAIRWAVDHHAGVINMSIGNLTSSAEELSAVAYAEQHNVVLVAAAGNDSLDNVGYPAKYPGVISVGGLTKADTVWSGENYGHITVVAPAENIVSANNGSDTQYGMGTGTSPAAAYVSGLAALIRAKYPDLTAGQVVNRIIRSAGEPKGIKAPDAHWGYGVILPHAALTENIPAGPASGPLPQAKALSSQPGGTAATGSSGPGSQAAGSKSSSNGVVIGVLVGLVVVVAVIVVIVLLVRRRNRNSGGGPGGYGGGSGGAGGGQYPPYPQQTPQTGGYQPPAGMPGGGGGQPPQSVYQNNPYAQPQAQPPQQPPYGGAPGGGGHQPGR, encoded by the coding sequence ATGGCCTTCACGCGGGTGTTGCGTGCGGTCGTGGGAGCGGCGCTCGCGGGAGGCCTGGTACTCGCGGTTTCTCCGACCGCGAGTGCTGACCAGGTGCGGGATGCCGAGTGGGCGCTCAAGCAGTGGGAGGTGCCACAGAACGTCTGGCCTATCACGACTGGAGCCGGCCAGACCGTCGCTGTGATCGACTCCGGCGTTCGGGCCTCTCATGTGGACCTCAAGGGGCAGGTTCTCCCCGGAAAGGACTTCCTCACCCCCGCGGACAAGGGCTGGGTCGACCACAGTGCGAGTGGTCAGGGGCACGGGACAGCGATGGCGAGCGCCATCGCCGGGCACGGTCACGGCCCTGGCGGTTCGGAGGGGATGAAGGGAATCGCCCCCGGCGCGAAGATCCTGCCGATCGCTGTGGCACTCACAGGAGACAGCAACAATGCCGCGGCCACCAGTCATCAGGATGTAGCAGCGGCCATCCGATGGGCCGTGGATCACCACGCCGGCGTCATCAACATGTCCATCGGCAACCTCACGTCGAGCGCGGAGGAGCTGTCGGCCGTCGCCTACGCCGAGCAGCACAACGTCGTCCTCGTGGCTGCCGCCGGCAACGATTCGCTGGACAACGTCGGGTACCCGGCGAAATATCCCGGGGTGATCTCTGTCGGAGGGCTGACCAAGGCCGACACCGTTTGGAGCGGTGAGAACTACGGTCACATCACCGTGGTTGCTCCGGCTGAGAACATCGTCAGCGCAAACAACGGCAGCGACACCCAGTACGGAATGGGTACGGGAACCAGCCCGGCCGCCGCCTACGTATCGGGGCTCGCCGCCCTCATCCGCGCCAAGTACCCCGACCTGACCGCCGGTCAGGTCGTCAACCGCATCATCAGGTCCGCGGGCGAGCCGAAGGGCATCAAGGCGCCGGACGCGCACTGGGGTTACGGCGTGATCCTGCCGCACGCCGCGCTCACCGAGAACATCCCGGCCGGGCCGGCGAGCGGTCCGCTGCCGCAGGCGAAGGCGTTGAGCAGTCAGCCGGGCGGCACCGCCGCGACGGGTTCGTCGGGGCCGGGATCCCAGGCCGCCGGCAGCAAGAGCTCCTCGAACGGGGTCGTCATCGGCGTCCTGGTCGGGCTGGTGGTGGTCGTCGCGGTGATCGTGGTGATCGTGCTGCTGGTCCGGCGCCGCAACCGGAACTCCGGTGGCGGGCCCGGGGGTTACGGCGGCGGATCGGGCGGCGCCGGCGGCGGGCAGTACCCGCCGTATCCGCAGCAGACTCCGCAGACCGGCGGCTACCAGCCTCCGGCCGGCATGCCCGGCGGCGGGGGAGGACAGCCTCCCCAGTCGGTCTACCAGAACAACCCGTACGCCCAGCCCCAGGCCCAGCCCCCTCAGCAGCCGCCGTACGGTGGCGCGCCCGGCGGCGGCGGTCACCAGCCGGGCCGCTGA
- a CDS encoding HNH endonuclease signature motif containing protein, with translation MTVITVMAPPTGTTQGRSVSGAAPGGATADSPALGDALAAGLARTAPSGATAARLAQLVPAELSDGGRVDALIALHRHQGWLQAMELRLLADLEAQPLQCIPGRPDALVDFDETREQVAAALHLRPDTAGARLWDARRLVGRFPATVRELARGRIHFMQAKALVETTEVVAEQPELLRAIEESVLPRMPQQTVSATRKSIERAIHRLDPDGAERRHEQAKETRGTFVSPEPEGMATFGARLTAGEAAQVAAGLDAVAKAAPEEDVRTMGQRRADALVALVAGRTAGQGAGVVARSATGSLSLGRGRVGTVVQVTIPYDTLIGVSNAPGELRGHGPITAGQARALAFGPDSVWYRLLLEPATGRLVKTDPAAYRPTAELERHVIARDPHCRFPGCSRPADRSDLHHVRAFARGGRTDEDNLVPLCRRHHLTAHRAGWSLDYDPAGGGLTWTAPTGHSYASHPHRYPTGAPAAA, from the coding sequence ATGACGGTGATCACGGTGATGGCTCCGCCGACGGGGACGACGCAGGGGCGGTCGGTGAGCGGGGCAGCGCCCGGGGGCGCCACGGCGGACTCCCCCGCGCTGGGCGACGCCCTCGCGGCCGGCCTGGCCCGCACCGCCCCCTCCGGCGCAACCGCCGCCCGACTCGCCCAGCTGGTTCCGGCGGAGCTCTCGGACGGCGGCCGGGTGGACGCCCTCATCGCCCTCCACCGGCACCAGGGCTGGCTGCAGGCCATGGAGTTGCGCCTGCTGGCCGATCTGGAGGCGCAGCCGCTGCAGTGCATTCCCGGCCGCCCGGACGCCCTCGTCGACTTCGACGAGACCAGGGAGCAGGTCGCCGCCGCCCTCCACCTGCGGCCGGACACGGCGGGCGCGCGGTTGTGGGACGCGCGCCGTCTGGTCGGCCGCTTCCCCGCCACCGTGCGGGAGCTGGCCCGCGGCCGGATCCACTTCATGCAGGCCAAGGCCCTGGTGGAGACGACCGAGGTAGTGGCCGAGCAGCCCGAACTGCTGCGCGCGATCGAGGAGTCGGTGCTGCCGAGGATGCCGCAGCAGACGGTCTCGGCCACCCGGAAGTCCATCGAGCGCGCCATTCACCGCCTCGACCCGGACGGCGCCGAGCGCCGCCACGAGCAGGCCAAGGAGACCCGTGGCACCTTTGTGAGCCCCGAGCCGGAGGGCATGGCCACCTTCGGCGCCCGCCTCACCGCAGGCGAGGCGGCGCAGGTGGCGGCCGGTCTGGACGCGGTGGCCAAGGCGGCGCCCGAGGAGGACGTCCGCACGATGGGCCAGCGGCGGGCGGACGCGCTGGTCGCGCTCGTCGCCGGGCGGACCGCCGGCCAGGGGGCGGGAGTTGTCGCGCGATCCGCGACAGGTTCCCTCTCCCTCGGGCGCGGCCGGGTCGGCACCGTGGTCCAGGTGACGATCCCCTACGACACCCTGATCGGCGTCTCGAACGCCCCCGGCGAGCTCAGGGGCCACGGCCCGATCACGGCCGGCCAGGCCCGCGCGCTGGCCTTCGGCCCGGACAGCGTCTGGTACCGGCTGCTGCTGGAGCCCGCCACGGGACGCCTGGTCAAGACGGATCCCGCCGCCTACCGCCCCACCGCCGAGCTGGAACGGCACGTCATCGCGCGCGACCCGCACTGCCGCTTCCCGGGCTGCTCACGGCCCGCCGACCGCAGCGACCTCCACCACGTCCGCGCCTTCGCCCGCGGAGGACGCACCGACGAGGACAACCTGGTGCCGCTCTGCCGACGCCACCACCTCACGGCCCACCGGGCCGGCTGGTCGCTCGACTACGACCCGGCCGGCGGCGGACTGACCTGGACCGCCCCCACCGGCCACAGCTACGCCAGTCACCCGCACCGCTACCCCACCGGGGCCCCCGCCGCCGCCTGA
- a CDS encoding type VII secretion target: protein MSGDSFTVHPQAVQDYAKVVQAQADAMRRIHGSLAAVNVSADWFGHLPESSSLHSQYESHAQAEKTNTSQMADFLEAIGESLADIARTYQEVDQHHATELKSLHVREA, encoded by the coding sequence ATGTCCGGTGACAGTTTTACGGTCCATCCGCAAGCGGTCCAGGACTACGCCAAGGTGGTGCAGGCGCAAGCCGATGCCATGCGCAGGATCCATGGCAGTCTCGCCGCCGTCAACGTCTCAGCGGATTGGTTCGGGCATCTTCCCGAGTCGAGCAGTCTGCACAGCCAGTACGAGTCGCACGCGCAGGCCGAGAAGACCAATACCTCCCAGATGGCGGATTTCCTGGAGGCGATAGGGGAGAGCCTGGCCGACATCGCCAGGACCTATCAGGAAGTCGACCAGCACCACGCCACCGAGCTCAAGTCCCTGCACGTGCGGGAGGCCTGA
- a CDS encoding WXG100 family type VII secretion target codes for MAYEWTGAAGLNLPAALPEIHKEHEGGIGGLIDSGVQAVLDHTPLQHMLEQVTGNADALHQAGQQWLDQAHAADQLAQQLRSGAKPLDANWTGDASDRFSGFMGDIVEQVESMSQDMAQTAQILNQAGQECQMAEDVIKMIIRELIEWAAMTLAATAVADLVTFGLATIVGTIAEGAEVAAFVARATEETTKLGRILRDLLKMLKEIEEAGKEVKSAEGLAKLNKLWRARKAIHSAIHDSKLGLRAGSAAKKDAKALEEAMKAGSDARAAHIRGLQEMEPAARQALGQLYGKTGGKVAALLGLPSAGNMWPALGSDMFHGVKETFTQDGGVHMATDAAGGSTPAPYQLPFSERLPAGAGTGASQGNHVILSYLETLNSVKSA; via the coding sequence GTGGCCTATGAATGGACCGGGGCGGCCGGCCTCAACCTTCCCGCCGCATTGCCGGAGATCCACAAGGAACACGAAGGCGGAATCGGCGGCCTGATCGACTCGGGCGTTCAGGCGGTCCTCGACCACACGCCGCTCCAGCACATGCTGGAGCAGGTCACCGGAAACGCGGACGCCCTCCACCAGGCCGGTCAGCAGTGGCTGGACCAGGCCCACGCCGCCGATCAGCTGGCGCAGCAGCTCCGGTCGGGGGCGAAGCCGCTGGACGCGAACTGGACGGGCGACGCGTCCGACAGGTTCAGCGGATTCATGGGCGATATCGTCGAGCAGGTCGAGTCCATGTCGCAGGACATGGCCCAGACGGCACAGATCCTGAACCAGGCCGGTCAGGAGTGCCAGATGGCCGAAGACGTGATCAAAATGATCATCCGCGAGCTCATCGAATGGGCCGCGATGACCTTGGCCGCGACGGCGGTCGCGGATCTCGTGACCTTCGGGCTGGCGACCATCGTCGGCACCATCGCCGAGGGAGCCGAGGTCGCCGCGTTCGTCGCCCGGGCCACCGAGGAGACCACGAAGCTCGGCCGGATACTCCGGGACCTCCTCAAGATGCTCAAGGAGATCGAGGAGGCGGGCAAGGAGGTCAAGTCGGCCGAGGGGCTGGCGAAGCTGAACAAGCTCTGGCGCGCGCGGAAGGCGATTCACTCCGCCATCCACGATTCGAAGCTCGGACTGCGCGCGGGCAGCGCGGCCAAGAAGGACGCCAAGGCTCTGGAAGAAGCCATGAAGGCGGGCAGCGACGCACGGGCCGCCCACATTCGGGGCCTTCAGGAGATGGAGCCGGCCGCGCGGCAGGCGCTGGGGCAGCTCTACGGAAAGACCGGCGGGAAGGTGGCCGCGCTTCTGGGGTTGCCCTCGGCGGGCAATATGTGGCCCGCTCTGGGGAGCGACATGTTCCACGGCGTGAAAGAGACCTTCACCCAGGACGGCGGTGTCCATATGGCCACCGACGCGGCGGGAGGGTCGACGCCCGCGCCGTATCAGCTGCCCTTCTCGGAACGTCTGCCCGCGGGCGCGGGGACTGGGGCGTCTCAGGGCAACCACGTGATTCTGTCGTATCTTGAGACCTTGAACAGCGTGAAGTCGGCCTGA
- a CDS encoding sterol desaturase family protein, which produces MPTTSLPDAVTWSIPAFILLTVVEIVSFRLHPDEDQRGYTVKDSATSITMGLGSLVTNLLWKLPAVAIYTALYELTPLRVPVHWWTTVPLMLLAQDFCYYWSHRSTHRVRILWAQHVVHHSSQAFNLSTALRQPWTDLTFGVFYVPMVLCGVSPAAVAFCSSVNLVYQFWIHTERIGRLPAPLEFVLNTPSHHRVHHASQGGYLDRNFAGILIVWDRLFGTFTLETDRPVYGLTKNIRTYNPLRVATHEYVDIARDLRAATARGQGAGATFRIWVNHLFRGPGWAPEAERAGAVAATTEAAAASASADTAASPQPVTGG; this is translated from the coding sequence ATGCCCACCACGAGCCTCCCGGACGCGGTCACCTGGTCGATCCCCGCGTTCATCCTGCTGACGGTCGTCGAGATCGTGTCCTTCCGGCTGCACCCGGACGAGGACCAGCGGGGGTACACCGTCAAGGACAGCGCCACCAGCATCACCATGGGGCTGGGCAGCCTGGTCACCAACCTGCTGTGGAAGCTGCCCGCGGTGGCGATCTACACCGCCCTCTACGAGCTGACCCCGCTGCGGGTGCCGGTCCACTGGTGGACGACCGTTCCGCTGATGCTGCTGGCGCAGGACTTCTGCTACTACTGGTCGCACCGCTCGACCCACCGGGTGCGGATCCTGTGGGCGCAGCATGTGGTGCACCACTCCAGCCAGGCCTTCAACCTGTCCACCGCGCTGCGGCAGCCGTGGACCGACCTCACCTTCGGGGTCTTCTACGTCCCCATGGTGCTGTGCGGGGTCAGTCCGGCGGCGGTCGCGTTCTGCTCCTCGGTGAACCTGGTGTACCAGTTCTGGATCCACACCGAGCGCATCGGCCGGTTGCCGGCGCCGCTGGAGTTCGTCCTCAACACACCGTCGCACCACCGCGTCCACCACGCCTCGCAGGGCGGCTACCTGGACCGCAACTTCGCCGGGATCCTGATCGTCTGGGACCGGCTGTTCGGCACCTTCACCCTGGAGACCGACCGTCCGGTCTACGGCCTGACCAAGAACATCCGCACCTACAACCCGCTCCGCGTCGCCACCCACGAGTACGTCGACATCGCCCGCGACCTGCGCGCGGCGACCGCCCGCGGCCAGGGTGCCGGAGCCACCTTCCGCATCTGGGTCAACCACCTCTTCCGGGGGCCGGGTTGGGCGCCGGAGGCCGAGCGGGCCGGCGCCGTCGCCGCCACCACCGAGGCCGCCGCCGCTTCCGCCTCCGCCGACACCGCCGCGTCACCCCAGCCGGTCACCGGAGGCTGA
- a CDS encoding SDR family NAD(P)-dependent oxidoreductase: MTGAPAPGTAGASLPGRPPTALVTGATAGIGAAFARRLAADGFRVVLVARDEKRLREFAASLPRGGATGAAGAAGAEVLAADLSTEAGIAAVEQRLQGRADLPAAPVDLLVNNAGFGHPQGFLDTPVEEEVAMLRVHCEAVLRLTRAALPGMIERGGGRGVINLGSVAAFYPRGTYSASKAWVVNFSESARSAAHTERARRPGGSRRGVNIMALCPGWVRTEFHERADMDVSAIPESLWLDADRVVDAALRDFRRGRPVSVPDARYAAAVAASRALPRRLSAYLAARSGPSPR, from the coding sequence ATGACGGGCGCGCCCGCGCCTGGCACGGCCGGCGCTTCGCTGCCCGGCCGGCCGCCCACCGCGCTGGTCACCGGCGCCACCGCCGGGATCGGGGCGGCGTTCGCCCGGCGGCTGGCCGCGGACGGCTTCCGGGTGGTGCTGGTCGCCCGGGACGAGAAGCGACTGCGGGAGTTCGCCGCGAGCCTCCCACGCGGCGGCGCGACCGGCGCGGCCGGGGCGGCCGGGGCGGAGGTGCTGGCCGCGGATCTGTCCACGGAGGCCGGGATCGCCGCCGTCGAGCAGCGGCTCCAGGGCCGCGCCGACCTCCCCGCCGCGCCCGTCGACCTCCTGGTCAACAACGCCGGCTTCGGCCATCCGCAGGGCTTCCTCGACACCCCGGTCGAGGAGGAGGTGGCGATGCTCCGCGTGCACTGCGAGGCCGTGCTCCGCCTCACCCGGGCCGCGCTGCCCGGGATGATCGAACGCGGCGGCGGCCGCGGGGTGATCAACCTCGGCTCGGTGGCCGCGTTCTACCCGCGCGGGACGTACAGCGCGTCCAAGGCATGGGTGGTGAACTTCAGCGAGAGCGCCCGCTCGGCCGCCCACACCGAGCGCGCCCGGCGCCCCGGCGGCAGCCGACGAGGCGTCAACATCATGGCCCTGTGCCCGGGTTGGGTCCGGACCGAGTTCCATGAGCGGGCGGACATGGACGTCTCGGCGATCCCCGAGTCGCTGTGGCTGGACGCCGACCGGGTGGTCGACGCGGCCCTGCGCGACTTCCGGCGGGGCCGCCCGGTCTCCGTCCCGGACGCGCGCTACGCCGCCGCGGTCGCCGCCTCGCGGGCGCTTCCGCGCCGGCTGTCGGCGTACCTGGCGGCCCGGTCGGGGCCGTCACCGCGGTAG
- a CDS encoding DsbA family oxidoreductase produces the protein MTDTTQPKVADFWFDPLCPWAWMTSRWMLEVEKVRPVKVRWHVMSLAVLNEGRDLPEQYQQLMKEAWAPVRVCIAAAQQHGDDVLGPLYTALGTRFHNRDLGRSPEVIADALEEAGLPRELVEAGESEAYDEALRASHKEGITLVGEEVGTPVIAVDGPEGPDGPRVAFFGPVVTPAPRGEAAAQLWDGTLMVASTPGFYEIKRTRTVGPIFD, from the coding sequence ATGACCGACACCACCCAGCCGAAGGTCGCCGACTTCTGGTTCGACCCGCTCTGCCCCTGGGCCTGGATGACGTCCCGCTGGATGCTCGAGGTGGAGAAGGTCCGCCCGGTGAAGGTCCGCTGGCACGTGATGAGCCTGGCGGTGCTCAACGAGGGCCGCGACCTGCCCGAGCAGTACCAGCAGCTGATGAAGGAGGCCTGGGCCCCGGTCCGGGTCTGCATCGCCGCCGCGCAGCAGCACGGCGACGACGTCCTCGGCCCGCTGTACACGGCGCTCGGCACCCGCTTCCACAACCGCGACCTGGGCCGCTCGCCGGAGGTCATCGCGGACGCCCTGGAGGAGGCCGGCCTGCCGCGCGAGCTCGTCGAGGCGGGCGAGTCCGAAGCCTACGACGAGGCCCTCCGCGCCTCCCACAAGGAGGGGATCACCCTGGTCGGCGAGGAGGTCGGCACCCCGGTGATCGCGGTGGACGGCCCGGAGGGGCCGGACGGCCCGCGGGTCGCCTTCTTCGGCCCGGTGGTCACCCCGGCGCCGCGCGGCGAGGCGGCCGCGCAGCTGTGGGACGGCACCCTGATGGTGGCCTCCACCCCCGGCTTCTACGAGATCAAGCGCACCCGCACGGTGGGCCCGATCTTCGACTGA